Proteins encoded by one window of Arachis ipaensis cultivar K30076 chromosome B04, Araip1.1, whole genome shotgun sequence:
- the LOC107636440 gene encoding uncharacterized protein LOC107636440 produces MSPFRLVYGKACHLPVKIEHKAYWAIKECNPSLGGARIERKLQLAELECLRLEAYENSRLYKEKMKAIHDRNIRGKEFKAGDLVLLYNSRLRLLPGKLRSKWEGPYQVVKAEPYGDYHLCHPSSSDIFKANGHDARKLVL; encoded by the coding sequence ATGAGTCCCTTTCGGTTGGTGTATGGCAAAGCTTGCCATTTGCCGGTGAAGATAGAGCACAAGGCGTATTGGGCCATTAAGGAGTGTAATCCGAGTTTGGGTGGAGCCAGAATTGAGAGGAAGCTACAACTAGCGGAGTTGGAATGTTTGCggcttgaagcttatgagaactctagactttacaaggaaaAAATGAAAGCCATCCATGATAGGAACATAAGAGGCAAAGAATTCAAGGCCGGTGATCTTGTCCTTCTTTACAATTCTAGATTGAGATTGTTGCCTGGTAAACTAAGGTCAAAATGGGAAGGCCCATATCAAGTAGTGAAGGCGGAACCCTATGGGGATTACCATTTGTGCCATCCCTCAAGTTCGGATATCTTCAAGGCCAATGGgcatgatgcacggaaacttgtcctttaa